The Caldilineales bacterium genomic sequence GCCATCACCGACGCGGCCGGGCGTTTCATCTTTGCCGACCTCGTCCCCGGCTCCTACACACTCATTCTCGTCGCCCCAGACGACGCCGACGCCGGCGCGCAGCCCCCGACCCTCTCCGTCGCCACCGGCCCCGACCTCCTTACCGAAGCCAACCTGGGCCTGCTCAGACCCTGACGCTCGCGGTCGCCCGCACGTCAGTCATCGCTGCGGTTGTAGAAATCGAGTTGCACACTGCCATAGCGCCGCCTGTCGATGCGTTGCAGATGTGCCAAGACCGGCTCCGAGAACTCCTTCGGGTGAATCTGAACGATGACCTCGCCAGGCGGCGTCAGTAACTCTGGCCGGGCGTCGATCATCAGCAACGCCTTGAGCCACAAGCCCTGATATTGCGGCGGCGCCACGAAAATGTAATCATAGGGCGTGGCTACAGGCTGCGCTAGAATCTGAAAAGCATCGCCGCGCACCACCACCGCCAACTCGGACAGGCGCGTGTTCTGCAGATTGTGGCCGATGGTCTTCAGCGCCGCTGGCGAACGCTCGACGAAAACCGCCGCATCTGCTCCCCGGCTCAGGGCCTCGATCCCCACGGACCCCGTGCCCCCGAACAAATCCAGCACCCGCGCCCCCAGGATACGCGTGCCCAGGATGCTGAACAACGCCTCTTTGGCCTTGTCGGTGATCGGGCGCGTGGCATCGCCCGGCACCGATTCCAGGCGCCTGCCTTTGGCCGAACCTGCGATCACGCGCATGATGGTTTCCTCAACATGGTCTCGTTAGTCTCCTTGCCGCTGGTGGGTGATCAGGGACGAGGAGACCTCATCCCAGGGTGAGGAGACCTCATCCCAGGGTGAAGAGATCTCATCCCAGGGTGAGGAGACCTCATCCCAG encodes the following:
- the rsmD gene encoding 16S rRNA (guanine(966)-N(2))-methyltransferase RsmD — translated: MRVIAGSAKGRRLESVPGDATRPITDKAKEALFSILGTRILGARVLDLFGGTGSVGIEALSRGADAAVFVERSPAALKTIGHNLQNTRLSELAVVVRGDAFQILAQPVATPYDYIFVAPPQYQGLWLKALLMIDARPELLTPPGEVIVQIHPKEFSEPVLAHLQRIDRRRYGSVQLDFYNRSDD